A region of Salvia splendens isolate huo1 chromosome 17, SspV2, whole genome shotgun sequence DNA encodes the following proteins:
- the LOC121775508 gene encoding abscisic acid receptor PYL3-like — MEAECVSRHHRHQPCEHQCSSCVVKHIKAPVDIVWSLVRRFDQPQKYKPFVSRCIVQGDLKIGSVREVNVKSGLPATTSTERLEMLDDQEHILGVKFVGGDHRLKNYSSIITVHPDVVDGTEGTKVIESFVVDVPNGNTQDETCYFVKALINCNLKSLADVSERMAMRGLVSTSQPPTLL; from the exons ATGGAGGCAGAGTGTGTGAGTAGACACCACCGGCATCAGCCCTGCGAGCATCAGTGCTCTTCTTGCGTGGTCAAGCACATCAAAGCGCCAGTTGACATT GTTTGGTCGTTGGTGAGGAGATTCGATCAGCCTCAAAAGTACAAGCCCTTTGTTAGCCGGTGCATTGTGCAAGGTGATCTGAAGATTGGGAGTGTTAGAGAGGTCAATGTGAAGTCGGGACTCCCTGCAACAACGAGCACCGAGAGGTTAGAAATGCTCGATGATCAAGAGCATATACTCGGAGTCAAGTTTGTTGGTGGTGATCATAGACTTAAG AATTACTCGTCAATAATCACAGTCCATCCCGATGTAGTTGATGGGACTGAAGGGACAAAAGTTATTGAATCATTTGTTGTGGATGTGCCCAATGGGAATACTCAAGACGAAACGTGCTACTTCGTGAAAGCCCTAATCAACTGCAACCTCAAGTCTTTGGCTGATGTCTCCGAAAGAATGGCAATGAGAGGACTAGTTTCCACCAGCCAACCACCTACTCTACTTTGA